The window CCACGAAATAAAGCTTTTGTTCTAAAATGCGGGCACAAAAAAAGTCCTGGCTTACACCAGGACTTTCTCATTTCTTTTAAAATCAATTAAACTTTGATTTCAACTTCAACACCGCTAGGTAATTCAAGTTTCATTAAAGCATCAACTGTTTTAGAGTTAGAGCTATAAATATCCAATAAACGTTTGTAAGCGCATAATTGGAATTGCTCTCTAGCTTTTTTGTTTACGTGTGGAGAACGTAATACAGTAAAGATTTTTTTCTCTGTAGGAAGTGGAATTGGACCACTTACAACTGCACCCGTAGGCTTAACAGTTTTTACGATTTTCTCAGCAGATTTATCTACTAAGTTGTAATCGTAAGATTTTAATTTAATTCTGATTCTTTGGCTCATCTTGTTTTTAATTATGGTTTCCTGTTAGAGCTATTAACAACAGAAACCGGATTTATCTTAGTGTGATTTCACCGATTTAATGATTACACCGATTTCAGTTATCCATCGGTGTAATCTCATTAATCTGTGTAATCCTTTTATTAGTCTTCAGATTTAACTCTTCCTTTAGATTTCGCTACTACTTCGTCCTGTACGTTTTTAGGCGCTGGCTCATAGTGATCGAATTCCATTGTAGAAGTTGCACGGCCTGAAGTGATGGTACGTAACTGAGTTACATAACCGAACATTTCTGAAAGTGGCACCAATGCTTTGATAACCTGTGCACCGTTACGGGTATCCATACCTTGTAACTGACCACGACGACGGTTCATATCACCGATAACATCACCCATGTTTTCTTCAGGGGTTAAGATTTCGATTTTCATGATTGGTTCCATCAACGAAGGTTTACATTTAGGTAAAGCCTCACGGTATGCCATACGGGCAGCAAGCTCGAATGATAAAGCATCTGAATCGACTGCGTGGAATGAACCATCAATCAAACGTACTTTCATATCAGGAAGCGGGTAACCAGCTAATACACCGTTCGCCATTGCAGAAGCAAATCCTTTCTCAACTGAAGGGATAAATTCACGAGGAATTGAACCACCTACAATTTCGTTTACAAACTGTAATCCGCCTTTTTCAAAATCTGCATCAATTGGAGAGATAACAACTTTGATATCGGCAAATTTACCACGACCACCTGATTGTTTTTTGTAAACTTCGCGGTGTTCCGTAGTACCGAAGATAGCCTCTTTGTATGCTACTTGTGGCGCACCTTGGTTAACCTCTACTTTAAATTCGCGTTTTAAACGGTCAATTAAGATATCTAAGTGAAGCTCACCCATACCAGAAATTACAGTCTGACCAGTTTCCTGATCTGTTTGTACTCTGAATGTAGGATCTTCTTCAGCCAGTTTAGATAAGCCCATACCTAATTTATCAACGTCAGCCTGAGTTTTAGGCTCAATAGCTAAACCGATAACCGGATCAGGGAATACCATCGACTCAAGAACGATTGGGTGTTTCTCATCACAAAGGGTATCACCAGTTTTGATATCTTTAAATCCAACTACAGCAGCAATATCACCGGCAGCCACGTTAGGCACAGGGTTTTGCTTGTTAGCGTGCATTTGGAAGATACGTGAAATACGCTCTTTACTTTCTGAACGGGTATTGTAAATGTAAGAACCAGCTTCCAAGTTACCTGAATAAACACGGATAAAGCATAAACGGCCTACAAATGGGTCAGTTGCAATTTTAAATGCTAAAGCTGCAAATGGCTCATCAATACTTGGTTTCAATAAAACTTCTTCGTTAGTATCAGGGTTAGTACCTACAACACCTTCTGAATCTAAAGGTGAAGGCAATAACTCCATTACATAATCCAACATGGTTTGAACACCTTTGTTTTTGAAAGATGAACCACACACCATAGGAACGATTTTAGCATCTAAAACAGCTGCACGTAAAGCATCTAAAACTTCACGCTCAGTGATGGTTTCAGGAGCATCGAAGAATTTCTCCATTAGAGACTCATCATAATCAGCAACTGATTCTAATAATTTCTCTCTCCACTCAGCAACCTCATCAATCATATCATCAGGAATTGGCACTTCAGTAAAGGTCATACCTTTATCGTGCTCGTTCCAAACGATACCACGGTTGTTGATCAAATCAACCACACCTTTAAACTGATCTTCAGCACCGATAGGTAATTGCAAAGGAACTGCATTACTACCTAACATATCTTTAACCTGCTTAACAACTTTTAAGAAGTCAGCACCAGAACGGTCCATTTTGTTAACGAAACCGATACGGGCAACATTATAGTTGTTAGCTAAGCGCCAGTTAGTTTCTGATTGAGGCTCAACACCATCAACAGCAGAAAACAAGAACACTAAACCATCTAATACACGTAACGAGCGGTTTACCTCTACGGTAAAATCCACGTGTCCCGGTGTATCGATAATGTTCATGTGATAGTTCTGGTTTCTGTATTTCCAGTTAACTGTTGTTGCAGCAGAAGTAATGGTAATACCACGCTCTTGCTCTTGTGCCATCCAGTCCATTGTTGCAGCACCTTCGTGCACCTCACCAATTTTATGACTTACACCAGCATAATAAAGGATACGCTCAGTTGTGGTAGTTTTACCAGCATCAATGTGAGCCGCAATTCCAATATTTCTTGTAAATTTTAAATCTCTTGCCATGTTATGTTTTTGATTTATCTGATTTTAAATGATTGCACCGATTATGTAGAAACAAATCGGTGCAAATTATCTAATCAGTATAATCTTCTAATTAAATCTGTGTAATCTTACTAGTCTGTTAATCCTAAAACTAGAATCTGAAGTGAGAGAACGCTTTGTTAGCCTCAGCCATTTTGTGCGTATCTTCTTTCTTCTTAACAGCAGCACCTTCACCTTTAGCAGCAGCTACGATTTCACCAGCTAATTTCTCTTTCATGGTTTTTTCACCACGACGACGAGCGTATAAAATTAACCATTTCATACCTAAAGCTGTTTTACGCTCTGGTCTAACCTCAGTTGGAACCTGAAAGTTAGCACCACCAACACGACGAGATTTAACCTCTACAGCTGGCATAATGTTAGTTAATGCACGTTTGAATACCTCTAAACCGTTTTCACCTGCTTTTTTCTCAGCAATTTCAACAGCATCGTAAAAGATTGAGTAAGCGATAGATTTTTTTCCATCGTACATCATATTGTTTACAAAACGAGTTACCTGAACATCATTGAATTTTGGATCAGGAAGAATAATTCTCTTTTTTGGTTTTGACTTTCTCATTTCTTATTTCCTCCCGATTATTTCTTTTTACCTTTTGTTGGCGCCGCAGCTACTTGTCCTGGTTTAGGGCGTTTAGTACCATATTTAGAACGACGTTGGTTACGACCAGCTACACCTGATGTATCTAATGCACCACGAATGATGTGGTAACGTACACCTGGTAAATCTTTAACACGACCACCACGGATCAATACGATAGAGTGTTCCTGTAAGTTGTGACCTTCTCCAGGGATGTAAGCATTCACCTCTTTACCGTTCGTTAAACGAACACGGGCTACTTTACGCATTGCTGAGTTTGGTTTTTTAGGGGTAGTGGTGTACACACGTGTACATACACCTCTTCGCTGTGGACAGCTGTCCAACGCTGGAGACTTACTCTTGAACTCCAGTGCTACTCTACCTTTTCTAACTAATTGTTGAATGGTTGGCATTGTGCTTTTTTATGTTTTTTTATTAAAAAATTTACCGCTCCCCGGCATCTTTACAGATAGCCCATAAAACGGACTGCAAAAGTAGAACAATTCTTTTTAAAAATCAAGGGGTTAGCGTAAAAAGTTTGGAGCCCGGAGTTTTTAGTTTAGAGTTGAAGATTAAGGAGTTGTGAGACAGTTTGCAGTTTTTAGTTTTGGGTTGGCCATTTCCAATTCTTCAATACCTTAATATGATTGTCCTGGCGATTAGCTTTTGAAGCATCAAGTTCTTTTCAAACAGGCATAAAAGATTGTTTGAAATACTTTATCTTTAGTAAAAATCTAAATTATATGTTCTTAAGTATCATTGGAATTATCATCATTTTTATTGGCTTTGCTGTTTCTAACCAAAACAATGTTATTGGCCGCTACAGCAATATCGCCAAAATTACAGGCGTGGTTTTGGTAATTATCGGTTTATCCTTTTCTGTGTTTAAAGTGATTGATGCCGGTGAGGTTGGCGTTAAAACAGTTTTTGGGAAAGTAGACAACGATGTTTTGTACAGCGGTTTGAACGTAATTAACCCGATTGCAGTAATCACACCTTTTGATGTTAAAACCCAAAATTATACCATGTCTGGCGTTCATGATGAAGGCAATAAACAAACTGACGATGCACTGCGGGTTTTATCGGCAGATGGACTGGAAGTAATTATTGATCTCTCGGTATTATTCAGGGTTAAAGGAAGTGCAGCTCCACAAATCCTAAGGGAAATTGGAACCGATTACCTGGAAAAGATTGTTCGCCCGGTTTCGCGTACTGCCATTAGAGATAATGCCGTAGCTTATGATGCTGTTGCACTATATTCCAGTAAAAGGGATGAATTTCAGGCTAAAATATTTAACACGATTGAGAAAAGTTTTGCCAAAAGGGGTTTAGAATTAGAGCAGCTTTTAGTGCGTAACATCACCCTTCCCGCATCGGTAAAAGCAAGTATTGAATCTAAAATAAATGCCGAACAGGATGCACAAAAGATGACATTTGTACTTCAAAAAGAACGCCAGGAAGCAGAACGTAAAAGAGTAGAAGCCCAGGGTATTGCCGATTATCAACGTATTCTTTCAACAGGATTGAGTGACAGGCAGCTTCAGTATGAATCTATATTAGCTCAAAAAGAAATTGCGAAATCGGCAAATACGAAAGTCATTATTATGGGGAATGGTAAAAGTACCCCAATTATTTTAGGCGGAAATTAATTTAAAACACTCAAAACATGAAAACGAAAATCATTACCATCATGCTTTTTAGTATTGCGTACCTGTGTAATGCGCAAACTACTCCGCTTGTTAAAAGAAAGGCAAATGTAGATTTTGATGCTTACGAAAAATTAATACCAGAAGTTAAAGCCCACCGAAAAAGCAGATTGGTCGACTTACCTGCTTTTTTAAAAATGGCAGCAGAAAAGGGCACCATTATTTTAGATACCCGATCAGATAGCTTATATAAAAGAAAACATGTTAAAGGGGCAATACACCTTAACTTCTCTGATTTTACCCAACAAAACCTACTCAGGCTTATCCCTAATGCCGATACCAGAATATTAATCTATTGCAACAACAACTTTGTAGATGACGCAGCCAATTTTGCCAGTAAAACAGTTATTCCTGTCATGGTTAATAAAAAAATCGCAGCCATTTCATTAGCGCTCAACATCCCAACTTACATTAACCTGTATGGTTATGGATACAGAAATGTTTATGAGCTTTCTGAACTGGTAAGCACATTAGATAAAAGAATAACTTTTGAGGGAACGCACGTTAAAAACAGTGCGGTTAACGCTCAGCTAATAAAAGCTAACTAATTACAATCCTTAAAACCATCTTTCAGCACCTTTAACCTGGCTACCGCAGCTTCGAGCTCTTTGGGGGCTTTACCGTATTCGTAGGTAATTTTATATTGCTTACCATCAGCGTTAATGGCGATCCACTCGGCACCACCATCTGCACAATCAGGGCAGCCTATTGTTTCGGGCAGGGCAGCAATTTTCTCCATATTCAGGTCGTTTTTGATGGCATTTACATCTGCCTCAGAAATTGTTTTGCTGCAGGTTTTGGTATCGGATGTCTGGCCGTTTTTTGATTTGGAAAAAGTAAGTTTCAAATCACTGATGAGCAGATTATTGGAGCAATATCCGACACACATCCCAAAAGAAGAGCCATAGCTGATACTATTCAGATTATTGATGCGATCTTTTTTACATCCCGAAAAAGATAAGATTGCACTGAAAGTAATGAAGAGTAAGGTTCTTTTCATAGGCTTAAAATCAATTGGTTTATTAATTATTTTGTTGTTATTAAGGTTTTAAAACAGGGCTTAATTGTTCCGAATTTACGAAAATTGCCCTATAAGCAGGTACTGAAGCTTCTAATGTCCATAATAATACACCTTTTCTATTGGTTAATACCATAATATGCCTTTTCGAACTGCAACACAGTATATTTTCAGGGGTAATCATATAAGCGCTACCCATACGATCGTTATAAATTTGTGGTGGCAACTTAATGTGCATATCTAAAGCCGCGCTTTTGGCCGGTTGGTTTAGCTTAAAGGTGTACACGCCAGATTGATGTTTATCTATCCCATTATCGAAAAACATTAAATTACCTTCTGCGTTTATATGCACGGCATGAGCCTGAGAGAAACCGGCTTCGGCAGGTATCTTAATATCCCCTCCTTTACCAAATTTCCAGATTACTTTGCCCGTTTTCGAATCGATTTTCCAAATCTGTCCGTTATTATAAAAGGAAATGATATAATTTCCATCCGTATCGTAATTTAAACTGTTGGCGTGCATCCAGTCTTTTTTAGTTTTTAACAGCGCCATGTCAGCAAAAGGATCAAGTGCATCAAACACACTCCATTTCCATATCTGTTTTCCTTTCTGATCCATCACCATAATACCGTCGCCATTTATGGTATCTTGCCTGGCACCACCAATATGAGTTAAATCGGTTATCTTGCGGTCAACAAAGAGCGTTACCAATTCGCCCTTACTGTTTTTTAAAATTTCGTGGTGAATGGTTTGTTTAAAATCGCCCTGTCCTTTTTTCAGGTGTAACACGGTATCGCCATTCAGATTAATTTCCAGAATTTGGCTCCCATAGCTTGTAGGTTCATCGTTACTCCCCAAAATAGACAGCAAGGTTTTATCTTTGGTAAAGTTGATTACTTTGAAGCCCATATTATCAATCATGTGGTACCACCTTAATCTTCCTTTATAATCAACCAGATAAGCCATTCCCGGCGAATACCTTTTGTTAATGAGGATTAATCCGTTTTTAAATTCCTTTGGGATCAACTTATCATCAGCACTTTTGGCCTTAAATTGGTCTTTTAACCATTCCGGTAAATCGCGCGATTCGAAAGTATAGGTTTTACTTACTGTTTCGGCACCATTTTTAACTGTTATAACCTGATAAGCATAGCTTGTTTTAGGAATAATGTTGCAAAGTACAAATGTATGGCGACTTTTGTTTTTCGAAATAGGTGAGATCTGCTTTAAAGAATCAGCAATTTTATTGGGCCAGTATTTCACGTACGCATCAACATCCGAACTGGTATTTACGTCAATCTGGATTTTTAATTCATTGTTGTTGTGCAGACCAACCTTAATTTCTTTAATACTACCGTTGTTAGAACAGCCGAAAAGCGCCAGTACAAAAACTAAAACAGCAAATTTTAAAATATACTTCATAAATTTCTGATCATTATATATAATAGGATGTTGCTTGTAAACAAAAAAGAATACATAGCAAAAACTACATATTCTTTTTTGTTAAATAAAAGTATGAAATTATTGTCTGCCCGAGTTATTTAAATTCGGGTTAATATTTACCTGGTTTAAAGGATAAGGGAAATACTGATCACGAGGCATGACAATTGTTGGTGTTTTGTTGATGCGTTTCAGATACCCGTTTACAATAGGTTCATATTTACCAAAACGTATTAAATCGGCTCTTCTTTTGCCTTCATAAAACAATTCCCAGCCACGTTCCTGCAAAAGTGCATCTTTTAATGTGGTTTGGTTATAGTTGGCCGCAACCAATAGTTTGGCATGCGATCTGCCTTTTACCTGGTTAATCAGGTCGATACATTCGGTAGTCGGCCCGCTTAATTCGTTAATGGCTTCCGCCCTGCTCAGCAATACATCGGCATAGCGCAAAATGTTTACACTATGGCCATCGTAATAAGTATTTGCACCATTTGGGTCCGCATATTTTGCTGTAGCCACATCCTGCATATAAAATACCCCGGCTGGTGGCGTGGCGCCCAATGACGGAGCTTGTTTGTACACCAATTTATCAACCCCGGTATACTCAGCAAAAAAGAGTTTTTTTCTGTCATCAGCTGCATCGAAACTGTTGTAAAAATCCCAGGTTACCGCATAATACTGCCATCTGTCGGTTAAAACCGGATGGTTTGATGGCCCAAAGTGATTTAACAATTCTGTTCCATTCACATTGGCATCGCTTAATACGGAGAAAATATTCTCTTCACACCATTGATTACTCTCAGCAAAAAGGCCAGCATAAGATGGATAAAGCGAATACACTTTTAAATCCATTACCTGTTTGGTTAGATCGACTACTTTTTGCCATTGGTGCTGGCGCAGGTATAGTTTAGCTAACAAAGTAAGTGCGGCGCCTTTGGTTGCCCTTCCAACATCGTTACTTGCATATATCGAATTGTTGGCATAGTTTACTGGTAATGCATTTGCAGCAGCTTGTAAATCGTTTATTAGAAAAGCTTCAATCTGATCAAGCGGGGTCAAAGTTGCTCTTTTTGTATAATCCGGATTTGCAAGGTCTTTTTCAGTAGCTAAAATTACCGGTCCCCAGGCATCGGTTAAATCCATATAAGCTACTGCCCTTAAAAATTTAATTTCGGCAAGGAACTGATCTTTTTCTGCCTGTGAAAGGCTGGTCATGGGGCTGATATTGAAAATAGCGTTGTTCGCATTCGAAATCAGCTTGTATATCTGTCTCCAGTCCTCAGCAATCAATCCATTTGCCGAGTTCCATTGTATATTGGAAAGTTGGCCCGGATCACCACTGTAGCTACAATGTCCAACATCGGTAGTTAAATCGGTTAACGCAAAATGCCTAACCGTCCAGTAATCAAAATTGTCACCAACAGATGGGCCTTTTAACCTGGCATACACTGCATTTACTGCCGCTATAGCATCCGATTTGGTTCTAAAAGCGTTGGTATTGGTTAAACTACTGTAGACAACTGGCTCTAAATCTTTTTTACAAGAAAACTGCAAAAGCACAACTGCAGCAATCGCTATAATAATTTTATATCTTTTCATCTCTTTATCTTGATTAATCCTTATCAGTAGGATAGTATTAGTTGATGGTTAATTTTACGCCTGCCGAAAATGTCCTGAAAGCCGGGAATGCATTAAAATCTATTCCGCCACCAAAGTTGCTTCCCGAGTGTGAGTTTACTTCAGGATCAGTTCCAGTATAATTGGTAATAGTGAATAGGTTCTGCGCCTCAGCGTATACTTTTAGTCCCTTTATTACTTTAAGGCGATCGAACAATTTTGAAGGCACGGTATAACCAAACGAAACCGATTTTAACCTCACATACGAGGCATCTTCAACAAAACGAGAGTTTACGTAACTGCCATAGGTACTTAAAAAATAGCCTTCGCGTGGAACATCTGTATTTTCATTAACACCAGCCACAAATCTGTTTAAAGCATCGGCTCCAGTAGTAGATTCTAAAACCAACCTATTCATATTATACAGAGAGTAGCCAAAAGCACCTTGAAAGAAAATATTTAGGTCAAATCCTTTATAGTGAAAATCGTTACCTAAACCCATGCTATAGCGTGGGGTCGAATTGCCCAAAAACGTCATGTCATCTGGTGTAATTTTACCATCTCCATTGGTATCTTGATATTTTGGGTCGCCGGGTTTTGAATTAGGCTGTGGGGCATAGGTCTCTCCGGTTTTCAGTACACCTGCATACACATAACCGAATAACTCACCAAGTTCCCGTCCAGGCATAACCCTCGAAAACTCGCGGCCTGAAACAGTACCACTAGGGTTAGCCGTATTCACAGAAATTTGGTTGATTGGCCCTAACGACAATACTTTCTGACGGTTTAATGCAATATTAAAATTCGAATTCCAGGTAAAATTATCTGTACGGATATTTACTGTATTTAGTAAAAATTCAACACCTCTATTTTGAATTAAGCCTGCATTTATGGTCTGATTACTAAAACCCCAATACTGTTCAATTGGAATGTTATTCAACAAATCGCTTGTCTTTTTAGCATAAACATCTATTGTTGCATTAATCCGGCCATTTAAAAAGCCCATATCCAAACCAATATTAAACTGCCTTGTAGTTTCCCAGCCTAAATAAGGATTTGGCAGCGTTCTAGGCTCCGTTCCTACTTGTAGTGGCCCTCCGGGGTTTAGTACAGTGCTATAAATACTGAAAGTTGGTAATGCCAGATAGTTCATAACCCGGTCATTACCAGTAAGGCCGTAGCTTGCTCTCAATTTTAAATTAGAGAATGTACTTAAGTTTTTGATAAATTCTTCATCAGTAAATTTATAAGCAATAGAACCTGCCGGGAAACGAGCAATCCGCTTCTCCGTTCCAAACTTTGATGAACCATCTGCCCTATAAGTAAAAGCTACTAAAAGTTTATCTTTATATGAATAATTTAACCTACCATAGATCGAATTAAAAGTAGCCTGTTCTTTAAAACTATTATAACCATTACCTAAGTTAGATATAGTAACACCTGAACCATTTGGCGTGGATCCTGCTCCCAGATTATAGAACAAAAATGCATCACTAGGAAACCCTTTACTACCAGCGGCTATATAATCATTTACATCCTTCTGTTTTGAAAATCCAAATAATGCAGTAAAATCATGGTCTGCAATTTTATACTTATAAGTTAAGTAATTCTCTACCAGCCACCTAAAAGTAGTTGAGCTTTTTTGTGCAGCTATTCCCCATTCACAGCTCCTGCAGTTAGCGTTCTCGGAATATATTGTCCTTCATTAAGATTGGTATATTCTGCACCGCCCCCTAAATGATAGGTTAAGCCTTTAATGATTTCATAATCCAATGATATATTTGCATTAGCTAATTTATTGGTACTGGTATTGGTAGGTTCGAGTAAACTAGCCAATGGGTTGTTTTTACCCTGGTAACGGAAATAAGTTCCATCGGCATTGTACACCGGGATATTTGGCATTGCTGTTAACAAGCCAAACAATGGCGCAGTAATATCTGCTGAGTACGATTGTTGAAATAATTTAGAGGTTGAGCCATAAAAATTAGCACCTAGCTTTAACCTTTCGTTAAGGCTTTTTTCGGCTCCAATCCTGGCAGTATATTTCTCCAATCCGGTTCCTTTTAAAACACCTTTCTGATTAATGTAGTTACCTGATACATACAGTTTAGAGTTTTGATCGCCACTGCTGATACTTAAGCTCCTGTTATGAACTGAGGCTTGTTGCGTAGCTTCTTCCAACCAATTGGTATTAGCAATTGAAAAAGATGGCGGAAATAAAACTGGCTTACCATCTTCAATAGCTGTAGCATTTTGAATAGCAGTATATTGCTGACCGTTTAACAACGTTGGTTTATAGGTTAAATATTGCGTACCGTTCGATAGATCCAAATCAATGGCTACCCTACCTGCTTTACCTTTTTTAGTAGTGATTAAAACTACTCCGTTACCACCCCTCGCGCCATAAATGGCAGCCGATGAGGCATCCTTTAAAATCTGGATGTCTTCAATATCATTCGGGTTAATGGTACTTCCGTTATCAGAAATAAAACCATCTACAACATACAGCGGACTATTTGTTGTGTTAATGGAGTTACCACCTCTCACTGTAATCTGCATACCTGCACCCGGCGCAAAACTTGTTTGTTGTACCTGCACACCCGCAGCCTTACCTTGAATGGCCTGCCCGATGTTGGACGTAGTGCCACCTAAGTTCAGGTCATCACTTTTAATCGAACTGATAGAACCTGTTAAATCCGTTTTCCGTTGGGTACCATAACCCACAACTACTACTTCATTTAACTTATTGAGGTCTTCTTCTAAATTTACATTTACTACATTTGAAGCTCCAATGGTTACTTTTTGTGTTTTGTAACCGACTAAAGTAAAGTTTAAAACACGTAATTTTCCTTTTAAGGTTAATGTAAACTT is drawn from Pedobacter sp. HDW13 and contains these coding sequences:
- the rpsJ gene encoding 30S ribosomal protein S10, translated to MSQRIRIKLKSYDYNLVDKSAEKIVKTVKPTGAVVSGPIPLPTEKKIFTVLRSPHVNKKAREQFQLCAYKRLLDIYSSNSKTVDALMKLELPSGVEVEIKV
- the fusA gene encoding elongation factor G encodes the protein MARDLKFTRNIGIAAHIDAGKTTTTERILYYAGVSHKIGEVHEGAATMDWMAQEQERGITITSAATTVNWKYRNQNYHMNIIDTPGHVDFTVEVNRSLRVLDGLVFLFSAVDGVEPQSETNWRLANNYNVARIGFVNKMDRSGADFLKVVKQVKDMLGSNAVPLQLPIGAEDQFKGVVDLINNRGIVWNEHDKGMTFTEVPIPDDMIDEVAEWREKLLESVADYDESLMEKFFDAPETITEREVLDALRAAVLDAKIVPMVCGSSFKNKGVQTMLDYVMELLPSPLDSEGVVGTNPDTNEEVLLKPSIDEPFAALAFKIATDPFVGRLCFIRVYSGNLEAGSYIYNTRSESKERISRIFQMHANKQNPVPNVAAGDIAAVVGFKDIKTGDTLCDEKHPIVLESMVFPDPVIGLAIEPKTQADVDKLGMGLSKLAEEDPTFRVQTDQETGQTVISGMGELHLDILIDRLKREFKVEVNQGAPQVAYKEAIFGTTEHREVYKKQSGGRGKFADIKVVISPIDADFEKGGLQFVNEIVGGSIPREFIPSVEKGFASAMANGVLAGYPLPDMKVRLIDGSFHAVDSDALSFELAARMAYREALPKCKPSLMEPIMKIEILTPEENMGDVIGDMNRRRGQLQGMDTRNGAQVIKALVPLSEMFGYVTQLRTITSGRATSTMEFDHYEPAPKNVQDEVVAKSKGRVKSED
- the rpsG gene encoding 30S ribosomal protein S7; the encoded protein is MRKSKPKKRIILPDPKFNDVQVTRFVNNMMYDGKKSIAYSIFYDAVEIAEKKAGENGLEVFKRALTNIMPAVEVKSRRVGGANFQVPTEVRPERKTALGMKWLILYARRRGEKTMKEKLAGEIVAAAKGEGAAVKKKEDTHKMAEANKAFSHFRF
- the rpsL gene encoding 30S ribosomal protein S12, giving the protein MPTIQQLVRKGRVALEFKSKSPALDSCPQRRGVCTRVYTTTPKKPNSAMRKVARVRLTNGKEVNAYIPGEGHNLQEHSIVLIRGGRVKDLPGVRYHIIRGALDTSGVAGRNQRRSKYGTKRPKPGQVAAAPTKGKKK
- a CDS encoding prohibitin family protein; the protein is MFLSIIGIIIIFIGFAVSNQNNVIGRYSNIAKITGVVLVIIGLSFSVFKVIDAGEVGVKTVFGKVDNDVLYSGLNVINPIAVITPFDVKTQNYTMSGVHDEGNKQTDDALRVLSADGLEVIIDLSVLFRVKGSAAPQILREIGTDYLEKIVRPVSRTAIRDNAVAYDAVALYSSKRDEFQAKIFNTIEKSFAKRGLELEQLLVRNITLPASVKASIESKINAEQDAQKMTFVLQKERQEAERKRVEAQGIADYQRILSTGLSDRQLQYESILAQKEIAKSANTKVIIMGNGKSTPIILGGN
- a CDS encoding rhodanese-like domain-containing protein — protein: MKTKIITIMLFSIAYLCNAQTTPLVKRKANVDFDAYEKLIPEVKAHRKSRLVDLPAFLKMAAEKGTIILDTRSDSLYKRKHVKGAIHLNFSDFTQQNLLRLIPNADTRILIYCNNNFVDDAANFASKTVIPVMVNKKIAAISLALNIPTYINLYGYGYRNVYELSELVSTLDKRITFEGTHVKNSAVNAQLIKAN
- a CDS encoding aryl-sulfate sulfotransferase; this translates as MKYILKFAVLVFVLALFGCSNNGSIKEIKVGLHNNNELKIQIDVNTSSDVDAYVKYWPNKIADSLKQISPISKNKSRHTFVLCNIIPKTSYAYQVITVKNGAETVSKTYTFESRDLPEWLKDQFKAKSADDKLIPKEFKNGLILINKRYSPGMAYLVDYKGRLRWYHMIDNMGFKVINFTKDKTLLSILGSNDEPTSYGSQILEINLNGDTVLHLKKGQGDFKQTIHHEILKNSKGELVTLFVDRKITDLTHIGGARQDTINGDGIMVMDQKGKQIWKWSVFDALDPFADMALLKTKKDWMHANSLNYDTDGNYIISFYNNGQIWKIDSKTGKVIWKFGKGGDIKIPAEAGFSQAHAVHINAEGNLMFFDNGIDKHQSGVYTFKLNQPAKSAALDMHIKLPPQIYNDRMGSAYMITPENILCCSSKRHIMVLTNRKGVLLWTLEASVPAYRAIFVNSEQLSPVLKP
- a CDS encoding RagB/SusD family nutrient uptake outer membrane protein, whose amino-acid sequence is MKRYKIIIAIAAVVLLQFSCKKDLEPVVYSSLTNTNAFRTKSDAIAAVNAVYARLKGPSVGDNFDYWTVRHFALTDLTTDVGHCSYSGDPGQLSNIQWNSANGLIAEDWRQIYKLISNANNAIFNISPMTSLSQAEKDQFLAEIKFLRAVAYMDLTDAWGPVILATEKDLANPDYTKRATLTPLDQIEAFLINDLQAAANALPVNYANNSIYASNDVGRATKGAALTLLAKLYLRQHQWQKVVDLTKQVMDLKVYSLYPSYAGLFAESNQWCEENIFSVLSDANVNGTELLNHFGPSNHPVLTDRWQYYAVTWDFYNSFDAADDRKKLFFAEYTGVDKLVYKQAPSLGATPPAGVFYMQDVATAKYADPNGANTYYDGHSVNILRYADVLLSRAEAINELSGPTTECIDLINQVKGRSHAKLLVAANYNQTTLKDALLQERGWELFYEGKRRADLIRFGKYEPIVNGYLKRINKTPTIVMPRDQYFPYPLNQVNINPNLNNSGRQ
- a CDS encoding SusC/RagA family TonB-linked outer membrane protein; amino-acid sequence: MYSENANCRSCEWGIAAQKSSTTFRWLVENYLTYKYKIADHDFTALFGFSKQKDVNDYIAAGSKGFPSDAFLFYNLGAGSTPNGSGVTISNLGNGYNSFKEQATFNSIYGRLNYSYKDKLLVAFTYRADGSSKFGTEKRIARFPAGSIAYKFTDEEFIKNLSTFSNLKLRASYGLTGNDRVMNYLALPTFSIYSTVLNPGGPLQVGTEPRTLPNPYLGWETTRQFNIGLDMGFLNGRINATIDVYAKKTSDLLNNIPIEQYWGFSNQTINAGLIQNRGVEFLLNTVNIRTDNFTWNSNFNIALNRQKVLSLGPINQISVNTANPSGTVSGREFSRVMPGRELGELFGYVYAGVLKTGETYAPQPNSKPGDPKYQDTNGDGKITPDDMTFLGNSTPRYSMGLGNDFHYKGFDLNIFFQGAFGYSLYNMNRLVLESTTGADALNRFVAGVNENTDVPREGYFLSTYGSYVNSRFVEDASYVRLKSVSFGYTVPSKLFDRLKVIKGLKVYAEAQNLFTITNYTGTDPEVNSHSGSNFGGGIDFNAFPAFRTFSAGVKLTIN